The following proteins are co-located in the Silene latifolia isolate original U9 population chromosome 1, ASM4854445v1, whole genome shotgun sequence genome:
- the LOC141648900 gene encoding uncharacterized protein LOC141648900: MHSIGFWNVRGLNDLNKQKVAKWFMHNHGVGLFGLLETKLKPKYNAQYVHMLVHSKTDGKTFYLTVIYAFNVERLGGNTTDVEMEHFQECVSLCCMEDIQATGALFTWYNKHEPTDRVYSRLDRAMGTVESVWKQLYSGTKMFRVVKKLKALKPVLKCLNKTCFYDIENNTNIASTILEKIQQQLIDNPGNIELMQQEIDLANNLKELIVARDSFLSQKAKLQWSIEGDLNTSYFHHAIKKRMMLNKVFQIEDKNGVLCTEGDAIQSAFLDYYQDLLGTNKDTFDVNQHIVRRGHCCTEEHWRVLNKHVSPEEVKQSIFSIPKGKSPGPDGFSSQLYRDA, translated from the exons ATGCATAGCATtggattttggaatgttaggggtcttAATGACCTGAATAAGCAGAAGGTGGCTAAATGGTTTATGCACAATCATGGGGTTGGTTTGTTTGGCTTACTAGAAACTAAGCTTAAACCTA AGTATAATGCTCAATATGTTCATATGCTTGTCCATTCCAAAACTGATGGGAAGACTTTTTACCTGACTGTGATCTATGCTTTCAATG TAGAGAGGTTAGGTGGCAATACTACTGACGTAGAGATGGAACATTTTCAAGAATGTGTGTCTCTATGTTGTATGGAGGATATCCAAGCTACTGGTGCCTTATTTACCTGGTATAACAAACATGAGCCTACTGATAGGGTTTACAGTAGACTTGATAGGGCAATGG GGACTGTTGAGAGTGTGTGGAAGCAACTTTATTCTGGAACTAAAATGTTTAGGGTAGTGAAGAAGCTTAAAGCTCTGAAGCCAGTACTTAAATGCCTCAACAAAACTTGCTTTTATGATATTGAGAATAACACAAATATAGCTAGTACTATATTGGAGAAAATTCAGCAACAGTTAATTGATAATCCAGGAAATATAGAGTTGATGCAGCAGGAGATAGACTTAGCTAACAATCTCAAGGAGCTTATAGTAGCAAGGGATAGTTTTTTATCACAGAAAGCTAAGTTGCAGTGGTCTATTGAAGGTGACTTGAATACCTCATATTTTCACCATGCTATTAAGAAAAGAATGATGTTGAACAAAGTTTTTCAAATAGAGGATAAGAATGGGGTCCTGTGTACTGAAGGAGATGCTATTCAATCTGCTTTTTTGGACTACTATCAAGACTTGTTGGGGACAAATAAGGATACTTTTGATGTGAATCAGCATATAGTCAGAAGAGGGCATTGCTGTACTGAGGAACATTGGAGAGTTCTGAATAAACATGTCTCTCCTGAGGAAGTTAAACAAAGTATCTTTAGCATTCCCAAAGGGAAGTCACCAGGGCCAGATGGGTTCTCTAGTCAGTTATATAGAGATGCCTGA